The following coding sequences are from one Dermacentor andersoni chromosome 5, qqDerAnde1_hic_scaffold, whole genome shotgun sequence window:
- the LOC140218640 gene encoding piggyBac transposable element-derived protein 4-like produces MDILDRPTYSRRDGSWEEVTPLEMLRLIGIIIYMGVVEVPRLHLYWRSTGIFSNLLPRNIMPRDRFFALLSFLSVGDPEDLAAAASVGKTWRVSWLLDHINQEFANLFQPQRDLAVDERMVKSKARSGIRQYIRDKVTKFGYKLWVLADSRTGYTLQFSVYTGKREAPGPHGLAFDVVTKLCTKYLDQGYRVYMDNFYTSKKLFEHLLEHKTLACGTTRKDRRCFPVELKDSSWEKSAERGDVRWIRDGNILYMQWKDRRAVNLMSTIHTANEHVPAKRREKRGRQWALRVIRKPLLVHEYNAGMLGVDKSDQIIATYNVLRKCVRWWKTLFFHCVDIACVNSFILFQQHRKENPAVGELSRSTYYDQLAFREELIEQIFGYDEVAEGHAPFSPPFSPLDPIRHQPKRMKKRRNCKICYQKTKTQNRTNVMCSTCEIYLCFLPSRDCFTEWHSRQGC; encoded by the coding sequence ATGGATATTTTGGACCGTCCGACATACTCTCGACGTGACGGCTCTTGGGAGGAAGTCACTCCACTGGAGATGCTCAGACTTATTGGGATAATCATCTACATGGGAGTTGTTGAAGTGCCACGACTGCACTTATACTGGCGTTCAACAGGAATATTCAGTAATCTTCTCCCGCGAAATATTATGCCAAGGGACCGTTTTTTCGCGTTGCTGTCATTCCTAAGTGTAGGGGACCCGGAGGACTTGGCAGCTGCAGCATCTGTTGGAAAGACTTGGAGGGTGTCCTGGCTTCTGGATCACATAAATCAAGAATTTGCAAATTTGTTTCAACCACAGCGCGACCTCGCCGTTGACGAACGTATGGTGAAATCGAAGGCTCGATCAGGTATAAGGCAATACATCCGAGACAAGGTGACGAAATTTGGATATAAACTCTGGGTGCTGGCAGATTCAAGAACTGGATACACCCTTCAATTTTCGGTGTATACTGGCAAGCGTGAGGCACCAGGACCGCATGGCTTAGCCTTTGACGTCGTGACCAAGCTTTGTACGAAGTACCTTGATCAAGGCTACAGAGTTTATATGGACAACTTCTACACTTCCAAAAAACTTTTTGAACACCTCCTCGAGCACAAAACTCTTGCATGCGGAACAACACGCAAAGATCGTCGCTGTTTTCCAGTTGAATTGAAAGACTCATCATGGGAAAAAAGCGCAGAGCGTGGAGATGTCAGATGGATTCGTGACGGCAACATCCTTTACATGCAGTGGAAAGACCGGCGTGCTGTAAACTTGATGAGCACGATCCACACAGCAAATGAGCATGTGCCTGCCAAGAGAAGAGAGAAAAGGGGGCGCCAATGGGCTCTGAGAGTCATCCGAAAGCCACTCCTTGTCCACGAATACAATGCCGGGATGTTGGGCGTGGACAAATCAGACCAAATAATTGCCACATACAACGTCCTCAGAAAATGCGTACGTTGGTGGAAGACGCTCTTTTTTCACTGTGTGGATATCGCGTGCGTGAACAGTTTCATACTGTTCCAGCAGCACCGAAAAGAGAACCCAGCAGTTGGAGAACTTTCTCGAAGCACCTATTATGACCAGCTTGCATTTAGGGAAGAACTGATTGAGCAAATATTTGGCTATGATGAAGTCGCAGAAGGTCATGCTCCTTTCTCACCCCCCTTCTCGCCCTTGGACCCCATTCGGCACCAACCAAAAAGAATGAAGAAGAGGAGAAATTGCAAAATATGCTATCAAAAAACAAAGACACAGAACAGAACAAACGTCATGTGCTCCACTTGTGAAATATACCTTTGTTTCTTGCCCTCACGAGACTGCTTCACCGAGTGGCACAGCCGTCAGGGCTGCTAG